Within the Terriglobales bacterium genome, the region AGCAATGGATGTGGAAGTTCCAGCACGTTGAAGGCGCGCGTGAAATCAACCAGTTGCACGTGCCCGTGGACCGCGACGTACGCGTGGTGCTGACTTCGCAGGATGTGATCCACGACTTCGCTGTGCCCGCATTTCGCCTGAAAGGTGATGTGATCCCCGGTCGCTACAGCAGCGTGTGGTTCCGTGCCACCAAGACCGGCACCTACCGGCTCTTCTGCGATCAATACTGCGGTACCTTGCACTCCGGCATGGTGGGCGAGGTGATTGTGATGAAGCCTGAAGAATACCAGCAATGGCTGTCGACCCGGGCCGAAGGATCGCTGGGGCAGCAGGGTGAAAAAATTTTC harbors:
- a CDS encoding c-type cytochrome — its product is QWMWKFQHVEGAREINQLHVPVDRDVRVVLTSQDVIHDFAVPAFRLKGDVIPGRYSSVWFRATKTGTYRLFCDQYCGTLHSGMVGEVIVMKPEEYQQWLSTRAEGSLGQQGEKIFQQLGCNTCHRNDSLARGPNLAGLYGNPVKMKDGSMVIADEGYIRESIVSPNAKIVAGFDSIMPTFQGQINEDDMIALVYYIKSLQNQQPGGPVKTSPNSTEVPGANPPVKLQ